A single window of Streptococcus cristatus ATCC 51100 DNA harbors:
- the yfmH gene encoding EF-P 5-aminopentanol modification-associated protein YfmH: MQNPGLEKINYIAVGESIYRAVLANGLQVYLLPKNDFNETYGIISTHFGSVDTKVVSRETKQVSHYPAGIAHFLEHKLFERENGEDLLQEFTKFGAESNAFTSFTRTSYLFSTTNCVVENLKLLQELVSQANFSEASVQREQGIIQQEIEMYQDDPDYRLFFGALSNLYPQTPLAEDIAGTTESIMDITVEDLTENFELFYRPSNMTLFVIGNFDLESTFEDIVQTQETLSPQLLTETIEKEPLILQPVVPTATSRMEVASPKLAIGIRGKDTIQDTELYRYKIALKLLFAMMFGWTSKRFQTLYENGKIDNSLTLEVEVEKDFHFVILTMDTQEPVGISHQFRSAIRKFAQDPDVTETHLDTIKSEMFGDLLHGLNSLEYMATQYEPHLKGENLFDLPKILQDITLNDVLKVGRRFIDQCDMTDFTIFPK, encoded by the coding sequence ATGCAGAATCCAGGTTTAGAAAAAATCAATTATATAGCCGTGGGAGAAAGCATCTATCGGGCGGTGCTAGCAAATGGATTGCAGGTTTACCTACTCCCTAAAAATGATTTTAATGAAACCTACGGCATCATCTCAACACATTTTGGTTCTGTTGATACTAAGGTTGTTTCACGTGAAACAAAGCAAGTCTCTCATTATCCAGCAGGGATTGCGCATTTTTTGGAGCACAAATTATTCGAGCGTGAAAACGGCGAGGATTTGCTGCAGGAATTTACCAAATTTGGCGCAGAAAGTAATGCCTTTACAAGCTTTACACGTACCAGCTATCTGTTTTCTACGACAAACTGTGTAGTAGAAAATCTGAAGCTGTTGCAGGAACTCGTTTCCCAAGCTAATTTTTCAGAAGCATCTGTTCAGCGTGAGCAAGGAATTATCCAGCAAGAAATCGAGATGTACCAAGACGATCCAGATTATCGGCTCTTCTTTGGTGCTTTGAGTAATCTCTACCCTCAAACTCCACTAGCAGAAGATATTGCCGGAACGACAGAGTCAATCATGGATATTACTGTGGAAGATCTGACAGAAAACTTTGAGCTTTTCTACCGTCCGTCCAATATGACTTTATTTGTCATTGGTAATTTTGATTTGGAGTCTACTTTTGAAGACATTGTCCAAACACAAGAGACCTTATCGCCTCAACTATTAACCGAAACGATTGAAAAAGAGCCTCTCATCTTACAGCCAGTAGTTCCAACTGCTACTAGTCGGATGGAAGTTGCCAGCCCTAAGTTGGCGATTGGTATTCGTGGGAAAGATACGATACAGGATACGGAGCTTTATCGCTATAAAATTGCCCTGAAATTGCTTTTTGCTATGATGTTTGGTTGGACTTCCAAGCGTTTCCAGACCCTGTATGAAAACGGAAAAATTGACAATTCGCTCACTCTTGAAGTAGAAGTAGAAAAGGATTTCCACTTTGTCATCCTAACTATGGACACGCAGGAACCAGTAGGGATTTCTCATCAATTCCGCTCAGCTATTCGGAAATTTGCTCAGGATCCAGATGTCACAGAAACACACCTAGATACGATTAAAAGTGAAATGTTTGGAGATTTGCTGCATGGTCTGAATTCTCTTGAATACATGGCAACCCAATATGAACCGCATTTAAAAGGGGAGAATCTTTTTGATTTACCTAAGATTTTACAGGATATCACTTTAAATGACGTCTTAAAAGTCGGACGTCGCTTTATCGACCAGTGTGATATGACAGATTTTACTATTTTCCCAAAATAG
- the yfmF gene encoding EF-P 5-aminopentanol modification-associated protein YfmF — translation MEIIKGVHLHFIQSEKFKTNKIKVRFSAPMSEKTIAGRVLTASMLETSNALYPTSQAFREKLANLYGANYSTSLSRRGLVHYLDINLSFVRDQFLSRKNMLADEILDFLKASLFFPLSNGQAFDTKTFEIEKRNVLTDLEAEIENHFYHAHRELNNLFYDLPEMRIPRVATIELVEKETAETSFAAFQQMLNQDQIDFFFIGDFNEIAVREKIQEFQFSEREQPLQLSYQQNYSNITREKLEQRDVHQSIVELAYHFSSQYGDRNHLPLIVLNGLLGGFAHSKLFVNVREKESLAYTISSSFDIFSGLMRIYAGIDRANRTKTIALINRQILDLKRGHFTDEELEQTKNMLKNSILLAQDRQNTLIERAYMSSVLGKKFLSLEAWLKALENVSKADLIEAAQQLKLQAIYFMEGK, via the coding sequence ATGGAAATCATAAAAGGAGTACATCTTCACTTCATTCAATCAGAAAAATTTAAAACCAATAAAATTAAAGTGCGATTTTCAGCTCCTATGTCTGAAAAAACAATAGCTGGGCGGGTTCTTACGGCCAGTATGCTGGAAACTTCAAATGCCCTTTACCCAACATCACAAGCCTTTCGAGAAAAATTAGCGAATTTATATGGGGCTAATTATTCGACAAGCCTTTCACGACGGGGATTAGTGCATTATCTGGATATCAATCTTTCTTTCGTGCGGGATCAATTCTTGAGCCGAAAAAATATGTTGGCAGATGAAATACTAGATTTTTTGAAGGCTAGTCTCTTTTTTCCTCTGTCAAATGGACAGGCTTTTGATACCAAAACCTTTGAAATTGAAAAGAGAAATGTTTTAACAGACTTGGAAGCTGAAATTGAGAATCATTTCTACCATGCTCACAGAGAGTTAAATAATTTATTTTACGATTTACCAGAAATGCGGATTCCACGCGTGGCAACAATCGAGCTAGTAGAAAAAGAAACGGCTGAAACTAGTTTCGCTGCTTTTCAGCAAATGCTAAATCAGGATCAAATTGATTTTTTCTTCATCGGTGATTTTAATGAGATTGCTGTTCGTGAGAAAATCCAAGAATTCCAGTTTTCTGAGCGAGAGCAGCCTTTACAGCTTAGCTACCAGCAAAACTATTCAAATATAACTAGAGAAAAGCTGGAGCAGCGAGATGTACATCAGTCCATTGTTGAACTGGCCTACCATTTTTCTAGTCAATATGGGGATCGCAACCATCTGCCCCTAATTGTTTTGAATGGCTTATTGGGAGGATTTGCTCACTCAAAACTCTTTGTCAATGTTCGGGAAAAAGAGAGCCTAGCCTACACTATTTCTAGTAGTTTTGATATTTTTTCTGGTTTGATGCGAATCTATGCTGGAATTGACCGAGCAAATCGGACAAAGACCATCGCTTTAATCAACCGCCAAATTCTAGATTTGAAACGGGGGCATTTCACAGATGAAGAACTTGAACAAACCAAGAATATGCTGAAAAATTCAATACTTCTGGCTCAGGATCGACAAAACACCTTGATTGAGCGTGCTTACATGTCCTCTGTTCTAGGGAAAAAATTTCTGTCACTAGAGGCTTGGCTGAAAGCATTAGAAAATGTCAGCAAAGCTGATCTTATAGAGGCAGCCCAGCAGTTGAAATTACAGGCGATTTACTTTATGGAAGGGAAATAA
- the yaaA gene encoding S4 domain-containing protein YaaA yields the protein MEYKLFDEFITLQALLKEVGIIQSGGAIKSFLTDHQVFFNGELENRRGKKLRIGDVISLPDRELEIVLLAPSQEEILEHQEEQAEKKRVADLVKAMNKNLKKSQPTKKEQKKRKLEQKNKKAPVRFPGT from the coding sequence ATGGAATACAAATTATTTGACGAATTTATTACTCTACAGGCTCTCTTAAAAGAAGTCGGTATCATTCAAAGTGGCGGAGCAATCAAATCCTTTTTAACAGATCATCAGGTCTTTTTTAACGGTGAACTGGAAAATAGACGAGGAAAAAAACTTAGAATTGGCGATGTTATCTCTCTTCCAGACCGAGAACTGGAGATTGTCCTCCTTGCCCCAAGTCAGGAGGAGATCCTTGAACATCAAGAGGAGCAAGCAGAGAAAAAAAGAGTGGCTGACTTGGTTAAAGCCATGAATAAGAATTTGAAAAAATCTCAACCAACAAAAAAAGAACAGAAGAAAAGAAAGCTCGAGCAGAAAAATAAAAAAGCTCCTGTTCGCTTTCCAGGAACCTAA
- the recF gene encoding DNA replication/repair protein RecF (All proteins in this family for which functions are known are DNA-binding proteins that assist the filamentation of RecA onto DNA for the initiation of recombination or recombinational repair.) has translation MWLKKLKIKHFRNYQSAEVDFDPGLNIFLGQNAQGKTNILEAIYFLALTRSHRTRTDKDLIHFQENNLQISGIIEKTTGKIPLDIELTPKGRITKINHLKQGKLSDYIGVVNVVLFAPEDLQLIKGAPALRRKFIDIELGQIKPIYLADLSSYNHVLKQRNAYLKANDKVDETFLSVLDEQLIDFGCRVMQHRLDFIEKLEGFAQESHSDISQGKEKLTIKYLSSVPFSCLEDLEASFRAALSESRRRDLFKKNTGVGPHRDDINFFINDMDAGFGSQGQHRSVVLSLKLAEIKLIESLTKDTPILLLDDVMSELDNMRQLKLLETISQNIQTFITTTSLDHLHNLPDDINIFQISQGVIKKEENIGFTNE, from the coding sequence ATGTGGTTAAAAAAGCTGAAAATTAAACATTTTCGTAATTACCAATCTGCAGAGGTTGATTTTGATCCTGGCCTTAATATCTTTCTAGGACAAAATGCACAGGGGAAAACCAATATTCTAGAAGCCATCTATTTTTTAGCCCTTACTCGCAGTCACCGGACCCGAACCGATAAGGACTTGATTCATTTCCAAGAGAATAATCTTCAAATTTCGGGAATTATTGAAAAAACAACGGGTAAAATCCCACTTGACATCGAGTTGACACCAAAGGGGAGAATCACCAAAATAAATCATTTGAAACAAGGGAAATTATCAGATTATATAGGGGTTGTCAACGTTGTCTTGTTTGCTCCAGAAGATTTACAGCTCATTAAAGGAGCCCCTGCTTTACGCCGAAAATTTATTGATATTGAGCTTGGGCAAATCAAGCCCATCTACCTTGCTGACTTATCTAGTTACAATCATGTGCTCAAGCAAAGAAATGCCTACCTTAAGGCTAATGATAAGGTAGATGAAACCTTTCTCTCTGTTCTAGATGAGCAACTGATTGATTTTGGTTGTCGTGTCATGCAACATCGCTTAGACTTTATTGAAAAGCTAGAAGGTTTTGCTCAGGAAAGCCATAGCGATATTTCTCAAGGAAAAGAGAAGTTGACAATCAAGTACTTATCCTCTGTTCCGTTTTCATGCCTTGAAGACTTGGAAGCTTCTTTTCGAGCAGCCTTATCAGAAAGTCGTAGACGCGATCTTTTCAAAAAAAATACAGGTGTTGGTCCTCACCGAGATGATATCAACTTTTTTATCAATGATATGGATGCCGGATTTGGTAGCCAAGGCCAACACCGTAGTGTTGTTCTATCTCTCAAGTTAGCTGAAATTAAACTAATCGAAAGCCTTACAAAAGATACTCCAATATTATTGCTTGACGATGTAATGAGCGAACTTGACAATATGCGTCAATTAAAATTGCTAGAAACTATCTCTCAAAACATTCAGACTTTCATCACGACAACCAGCTTAGATCACTTACATAATCTACCAGATGATATTAATATTTTTCAGATAAGTCAAGGCGTAATTAAGAAAGAAGAAAATATAGGTTTTACAAATGAGTAA